One genomic region from Streptomyces sp. Li-HN-5-11 encodes:
- a CDS encoding sigma-70 family RNA polymerase sigma factor: MRTLLVRFADADGYVTSRALDGVIRLAGLTAREAGDLRAGARVRDAEAGTAPSAMSATSSLPEGGQGPAERELPETGDFAGAVAAAMSVLQVDRLQPRPDSRLLGAEAEVGLAVLVRGGADRVAQEPEEAELCALPPGDLRIRARDCLVLHNLRLVHSLVRSYLEQGLDYADLFQAGVLGLMRAARKFDPAKGYKFSTYATWWVRQQITRAIADEGALIRIPVHMHEQMRKVAAAERALAAQGRAVSAADVAVQCDMTLQKVEEVRKLSRRTDSLDRVIGDGATLGDFVGERHALPSVEQDVVHSLLLEDVMAVLDTFSERDARVLVRRLGLDGDEPSTLDELGREFGVTRERIRQVESKAFSAFRVRLRMAGVISAHQGGNAQVAAEDGKRGRPQKRRAHGKTKPVASVDEPSSRADGGTSRADESSHRNDDEVTAAVEESESGLGTDTDDGAMEPQPPTTAVEAAEREELDEPDEADEPEPPEDPILAESAPHTADWEKALRLGARFEGGIDWLAQYALLALGQAHLTLILGPRAAADVVRAARESRMPDRQVLTALEVLQRVFDTLRKARLRPEDFFERPCEALVGLTPSAYLTRKPLVNTESRLAVRDALRELAAGLPSRRETEKPPPASDAHSGGASAVASDREPTLPEGAPDDAPLPAPGPDDKADRIETVSCRNALHDEREESHHVRGHDEMVDDAGGSAAADTGLSSEDRDDRTQPAAVHEEEQGSGDEGPLVVGLRLHEAELERLRLEHEELLTQERWARQAVQARAAAVEADTERQLDALEDALLQRMDRTLARREQFLRVEAEARIALLKQEQHAVQQGLVRQMEQAEESARATVKDADFHRRRAEEADRRLREYREGAETRIAALETRLRQVEAALAGQNQAVEAARRHAENVEQQAAQRIAQSERNAWARITELQQQLAAAQAADTARTTFLDRWRRT; this comes from the coding sequence GTGCGCACTCTTCTGGTGCGCTTCGCGGACGCCGACGGATATGTGACGTCCCGGGCCCTGGACGGAGTGATCCGGCTTGCCGGGCTGACCGCACGTGAAGCGGGCGACCTTCGGGCGGGGGCGAGGGTGAGGGATGCCGAAGCCGGGACAGCCCCGTCCGCGATGAGCGCGACCTCGTCGCTGCCGGAAGGTGGGCAGGGACCGGCGGAGCGGGAACTTCCGGAGACCGGCGACTTCGCCGGCGCCGTGGCGGCCGCCATGTCCGTGCTGCAAGTGGACCGCCTGCAACCGCGGCCCGACAGCCGCCTCCTCGGCGCGGAAGCGGAGGTCGGCCTGGCCGTGCTCGTGCGCGGCGGTGCGGACCGCGTCGCGCAGGAGCCCGAGGAGGCGGAACTGTGTGCACTGCCGCCCGGTGATCTCAGGATCCGGGCACGGGACTGCCTCGTCCTGCACAACCTGCGGCTGGTGCACTCGCTCGTCCGCTCCTACCTCGAGCAGGGGCTGGACTACGCGGACCTGTTCCAGGCAGGGGTGCTTGGACTCATGCGGGCGGCCCGCAAGTTCGACCCGGCGAAGGGCTACAAATTCTCCACCTACGCGACTTGGTGGGTGCGGCAGCAGATCACCCGGGCCATCGCGGACGAGGGCGCCCTCATCCGGATCCCGGTCCATATGCACGAGCAGATGCGCAAGGTGGCGGCTGCGGAACGCGCCCTCGCCGCGCAGGGGCGGGCCGTGTCGGCCGCCGACGTGGCGGTGCAGTGCGACATGACCCTGCAGAAGGTGGAGGAGGTAAGGAAGCTGAGCCGACGCACCGACTCCCTGGACCGCGTCATCGGTGACGGCGCCACCCTCGGGGACTTCGTCGGAGAGAGGCACGCCCTGCCATCGGTCGAGCAGGACGTGGTGCACTCGCTCCTGCTGGAAGACGTCATGGCTGTCCTGGACACCTTCTCCGAGCGTGACGCCCGTGTCCTCGTCCGGCGCCTGGGCCTCGACGGCGATGAGCCCTCGACGCTCGACGAACTGGGGCGGGAGTTCGGCGTGACCCGGGAACGCATCCGGCAGGTGGAGAGCAAAGCTTTCTCGGCATTCAGGGTGCGCCTGCGGATGGCCGGGGTCATCAGCGCGCACCAGGGCGGGAACGCGCAGGTTGCGGCGGAGGACGGGAAGCGGGGTCGGCCGCAGAAACGGCGTGCTCATGGCAAGACGAAGCCTGTCGCTTCCGTGGACGAGCCGTCGTCCCGAGCCGACGGCGGCACGTCCCGGGCCGATGAGTCGTCGCACCGGAACGATGATGAGGTGACCGCGGCGGTGGAGGAGAGCGAGAGCGGTCTGGGGACGGACACGGACGACGGTGCCATGGAACCCCAGCCTCCGACCACGGCCGTTGAGGCCGCCGAGCGAGAAGAGCTCGACGAGCCCGACGAAGCCGACGAGCCCGAGCCGCCCGAAGACCCCATCTTGGCCGAGTCGGCGCCGCACACTGCGGACTGGGAGAAGGCCCTGCGGCTGGGGGCCAGGTTCGAGGGTGGCATCGACTGGCTGGCCCAATACGCGCTGCTTGCGTTGGGACAGGCCCACTTGACGCTGATCCTCGGTCCTCGGGCCGCCGCGGACGTCGTACGCGCCGCGCGCGAGAGCAGGATGCCGGACCGCCAGGTGCTCACAGCCCTGGAAGTCCTGCAACGCGTTTTCGACACGCTGAGAAAGGCCCGGCTCCGGCCTGAGGACTTCTTCGAGCGGCCGTGCGAGGCACTGGTCGGGCTGACGCCCTCGGCGTACCTGACAAGGAAACCGCTGGTGAACACGGAGTCCCGCCTCGCCGTGCGTGACGCACTGCGGGAACTCGCTGCGGGCCTCCCGAGCCGACGGGAGACCGAGAAACCACCGCCTGCGTCCGATGCGCACTCAGGCGGCGCGTCCGCGGTCGCCTCGGACCGTGAACCCACGTTGCCCGAGGGGGCGCCTGACGATGCGCCGTTGCCCGCACCTGGGCCGGATGACAAGGCGGACCGTATCGAGACGGTCTCCTGCCGTAACGCACTCCACGATGAGCGCGAGGAGAGCCACCACGTGCGGGGACACGATGAGATGGTGGACGACGCAGGAGGCTCGGCGGCAGCGGACACAGGCCTGTCCTCTGAAGACAGGGACGACAGAACACAGCCCGCCGCCGTCCATGAAGAGGAGCAGGGGAGCGGTGACGAAGGGCCGCTTGTCGTCGGCCTTCGCCTGCACGAGGCTGAGCTGGAACGGTTGCGGCTCGAGCACGAGGAGCTCCTCACCCAGGAGCGTTGGGCGCGGCAGGCCGTCCAGGCGCGTGCCGCTGCCGTGGAGGCGGACACCGAGCGGCAGCTCGACGCCCTTGAGGACGCGCTGCTGCAGCGTATGGACCGGACATTGGCCCGCCGCGAACAGTTTCTGCGGGTCGAGGCCGAAGCGCGGATCGCGCTGCTGAAGCAGGAACAGCACGCGGTGCAGCAGGGACTCGTCCGCCAGATGGAGCAGGCGGAGGAGTCCGCCCGGGCCACCGTCAAGGACGCGGATTTCCATCGGAGACGGGCTGAGGAGGCGGACCGGCGTCTGCGGGAGTACCGCGAAGGAGCCGAGACGCGTATCGCCGCCCTCGAGACGAGACTTCGGCAAGTCGAAGCCGCACTCGCCGGGCAGAACCAGGCCGTCGAGGCGGCCCGCCGGCACGCGGAGAACGTCGAGCAGCAGGCCGCCCAGCGCATCGCCCAGAGCGAGCGCAACGCCTGGGCCCGCATCACCGAACTGCAGCAACAGCTGGCCGCGGCGCAGGCAGCCGACACCGCCCGCACCACCTTCCTGGACCGCTGGCGGCGGACCTGA
- a CDS encoding helicase-related protein gives MDPRQELVAYLHRQLVGPAGGDEETLDAPPDRQYLMGTLYPQDADLQRQLDLAAEEPDGVGTERAAEDAAPAADPVPESNSWLPSSLGISFYTDAATVEIRCSGARYETRSGTSERGRSWQRIPLPAETHTLGPDRDEVTVLDARAELRARSRTFGTGQLVTVALVNAARHEPALGKAAQWDRMLFQVELEVRPVDGRVLQYPSVRLASRDPEEQELRLQYRHVRTHAVGHGCAVEEQYDDAGDQVTALRAAVMPEAEVTGVRAAGLSGTPVLNLGHLADPDVPVEQLREELWEFAADYRAWYVGQLNADIPEWGRAAADRVLGRVAAAVTRIESGVRTLCDPSRPELLRAFRTANHVMALQMRHSAPDLAGTRRSRRDAVPPNPAPAPDAAWRPFQLAFFLLALDGVADARHQDRAVTDLIWFPTGGGKTEAYLLLAAFTMALRRREPDGGGTAVLSRYTLSLLTTQQFQRAATTVCALETLRRADPAVYGEEPFSIGLWVGETTTPNTYERARAAFDDVRAAARPEDVFILDRCPWCGTRILPAHKSPDIGDYGVRAGADSFAFFCPREDCVFHDELPVAVVDEHLYDRPPTFVLGTVDKFARLAWEPRAGRLFAAGGTQLPPSLVIQDELHLLTGPLGTTVGLYESAVLGLCTRADGIGPKIVASTATIRRSGEQVRALYGGGVQLFPPAGLDARHSYFAEPDTSRPGRRYIGVMAQGHTAGRAAVAVAAAMLQGAWELPEEHRDAYWTLVAYHHSLRELGRTVTAAADDIPAQLAGLESGAGTRALPDHQVQELTSNLPRAEQPVLLDRLEKRWDHPESVSFLPCTNMLSVGVDVKRLALMLMQGQPKTTAEYIQATSRVGRHAVPGLVVTFFNATRPRDRSHYETFDVYHRSLYRHVEPTSVTPWSVPSRRRALHATLVILVRHRLGLAAENQAGAILHHLPEAEALVAELATRAEACEPTAGDAVRKELSDLLADWEEAARAARKDGRELFYRSQGKGQSNLIKSFEQTYGLWETPNSMRNVDRECQVMVKGADL, from the coding sequence ATGGACCCCAGACAGGAACTCGTCGCCTACCTGCACAGACAGCTCGTCGGCCCGGCGGGAGGTGACGAGGAGACACTCGACGCCCCGCCGGACCGGCAGTACCTGATGGGCACCCTGTATCCCCAGGACGCCGATCTGCAGCGCCAATTGGACCTGGCTGCCGAGGAACCCGACGGTGTCGGCACGGAGAGGGCGGCCGAAGACGCGGCTCCAGCAGCCGACCCCGTTCCGGAGTCGAACTCGTGGCTGCCGTCCTCACTCGGCATCAGCTTCTACACCGACGCCGCCACCGTGGAGATCCGCTGTTCCGGTGCCCGCTACGAGACCCGCTCCGGTACGAGCGAACGAGGCCGGAGCTGGCAGCGCATCCCGCTCCCGGCCGAGACGCACACCCTCGGCCCCGACCGCGACGAGGTCACCGTCCTCGACGCTCGGGCCGAACTCCGCGCCAGGAGCCGCACGTTCGGTACCGGTCAGCTGGTGACCGTGGCTCTGGTCAACGCGGCCCGGCACGAGCCGGCCCTCGGCAAGGCCGCCCAGTGGGACCGCATGCTGTTCCAAGTGGAGTTGGAGGTACGGCCCGTCGACGGCAGGGTGCTCCAGTACCCGAGCGTCCGCCTCGCCAGCCGCGACCCGGAGGAACAGGAACTGCGCCTGCAGTACCGGCACGTGCGCACCCACGCCGTCGGCCACGGTTGCGCGGTCGAGGAACAGTACGACGACGCAGGAGATCAGGTCACGGCGCTGCGCGCGGCCGTCATGCCAGAGGCCGAGGTCACCGGTGTAAGGGCGGCGGGACTGAGCGGCACCCCGGTGCTGAACCTCGGGCATCTCGCCGACCCCGACGTCCCTGTCGAGCAACTTCGGGAGGAGCTCTGGGAGTTCGCCGCCGACTACCGTGCGTGGTATGTGGGGCAGCTGAACGCGGACATCCCCGAGTGGGGACGAGCCGCCGCGGACCGCGTCCTCGGTCGTGTCGCCGCCGCCGTCACCCGCATCGAGTCCGGCGTGCGCACCCTCTGTGATCCGTCCCGGCCCGAACTGTTGCGCGCCTTCCGCACCGCCAACCACGTCATGGCGCTCCAGATGCGCCACTCCGCCCCGGATCTGGCGGGCACGCGGCGGTCTCGCCGCGACGCCGTACCCCCGAACCCGGCGCCGGCTCCCGACGCCGCCTGGCGCCCCTTCCAGCTGGCGTTCTTCCTGCTGGCCCTGGACGGAGTGGCCGACGCCCGGCATCAGGACCGGGCCGTCACCGACCTCATCTGGTTCCCGACCGGCGGCGGCAAGACCGAGGCGTACCTGTTGCTCGCGGCCTTCACCATGGCACTGCGCAGGCGCGAACCCGACGGAGGTGGTACGGCGGTCCTCAGCCGCTACACCCTGAGCCTGCTCACCACCCAGCAGTTCCAGCGCGCGGCCACCACCGTCTGCGCCCTCGAAACCCTCCGCCGGGCGGACCCGGCCGTCTACGGCGAGGAACCCTTCTCGATCGGCCTGTGGGTGGGCGAGACGACCACGCCGAACACGTACGAAAGGGCCCGTGCCGCCTTCGACGACGTGCGCGCCGCCGCCCGGCCCGAGGACGTGTTCATCCTCGACCGCTGCCCGTGGTGCGGCACCCGCATCCTGCCCGCCCACAAGTCGCCCGACATCGGTGACTACGGAGTCCGCGCCGGCGCGGACTCCTTCGCCTTCTTCTGCCCGCGCGAGGACTGCGTCTTCCACGACGAGCTGCCCGTCGCCGTGGTGGACGAGCACCTGTACGACCGGCCGCCCACGTTCGTCCTGGGCACCGTCGACAAGTTCGCCCGACTGGCATGGGAGCCCCGTGCCGGACGGCTGTTCGCGGCGGGCGGTACGCAGCTGCCGCCGTCCCTCGTCATCCAGGACGAACTGCACCTGCTCACCGGCCCCCTCGGCACCACGGTCGGCCTGTACGAGTCCGCCGTGCTGGGGCTGTGCACCCGGGCCGACGGCATCGGACCCAAAATCGTGGCGTCGACGGCCACCATTCGCCGCTCAGGGGAACAGGTCCGGGCCCTCTACGGCGGTGGCGTCCAGCTCTTCCCACCCGCCGGGCTCGACGCCCGCCACTCGTACTTCGCCGAACCGGACACCTCCCGGCCCGGCCGCCGCTACATCGGCGTCATGGCCCAGGGACACACGGCCGGCCGCGCCGCCGTCGCCGTGGCCGCCGCCATGCTGCAGGGTGCCTGGGAGCTGCCCGAGGAACACCGGGACGCCTACTGGACACTCGTCGCCTACCACCACAGCCTGCGCGAACTGGGCCGGACCGTCACCGCTGCGGCCGATGACATTCCCGCGCAGCTCGCCGGCCTTGAGTCCGGAGCGGGCACCAGGGCGTTGCCGGATCATCAGGTGCAGGAGCTGACCAGCAACCTGCCGCGTGCGGAACAGCCCGTACTGCTCGACCGGCTCGAGAAGCGATGGGACCATCCGGAGTCGGTGTCCTTCCTGCCCTGCACCAACATGCTGTCCGTCGGCGTCGACGTGAAGCGGCTGGCACTGATGCTCATGCAGGGGCAGCCCAAGACGACGGCCGAGTACATCCAGGCCACCAGCCGTGTCGGCCGACATGCCGTGCCCGGCCTCGTCGTCACCTTCTTCAACGCCACCAGGCCGCGGGACCGTTCGCACTACGAGACCTTCGACGTGTACCACCGCTCGCTGTACCGGCACGTCGAACCGACCAGCGTCACTCCCTGGTCCGTACCCTCGCGCCGCCGCGCCCTGCACGCCACTCTCGTCATCCTCGTCCGGCACCGCCTCGGCCTCGCCGCGGAGAACCAGGCCGGGGCAATACTGCACCACCTGCCCGAAGCGGAGGCCCTCGTGGCGGAACTGGCGACGCGCGCCGAGGCCTGCGAACCCACCGCGGGCGACGCCGTGCGCAAGGAACTGTCGGACCTCCTCGCCGACTGGGAGGAAGCCGCCCGCGCAGCACGCAAGGACGGCCGGGAGCTGTTCTACCGCAGTCAGGGCAAGGGCCAGTCCAACCTCATCAAGAGCTTCGAGCAGACCTACGGCCTGTGGGAGACACCCAACTCGATGCGCAACGTCGACCGGGAGTGCCAGGTGATGGTGAAGGGAGCCGACCTGTGA
- a CDS encoding DUF1998 domain-containing protein — MSRTLRVRQSQTVVPFGVGAVFDIQGESFVATGIGDWPSRGRKRVDSPRLASRLGVTGFYAAPATANDRFDTPDAPGAPYIRFPSWLFCGSCRRMTRWRIADEKPGRPPRCPSCSPGRALAPMRFVQVCPAGHLSDVDWWFWAHSRQDAGERRQCGDRDKLRFLVSERASGLEALSVACTAKGCGAARDLLDILGTHGMRCSGRNPWQRASEAVECVKPVQVVQRTAGNLYYPIVHSALDIPETDAPAVTDEGLAARVRAHDLWVSLCRGADSPRAEVFRSMIQEDTGADDQLLDTLIAEETGRSAPATSTGTGTPDRPDLSREEWEAFTAPTPPATRDFALREATLGLAGETADPWAGLSRRFGRIVLADRLREVRALSGFTRVSPDATVVPADTARRLRWLPAVEVFGEGIFLTLNKSELAAWETDTRVRHRVSGMRADLDRSFQKDRLETLTGPELSPRFVLLHTLAHLLIRQLSFESGYTTASLRERVYARPEQDQYGILVYTAAGDAEGTLGGLVRQGEAPRLAETLLRMTEAAAWCSADPLCAEHTGQGFGNLNRAACHACALLPETSCETGNTLLDRALVVGGERVPGYLESIVTAARAAAADAVEGM; from the coding sequence GTGAGCCGCACACTACGGGTACGCCAGTCCCAGACGGTGGTGCCCTTCGGGGTCGGAGCCGTCTTCGACATCCAGGGCGAGTCGTTCGTCGCCACAGGAATCGGCGACTGGCCGAGCCGGGGCAGGAAGCGGGTCGACTCGCCGCGGCTGGCCTCCCGGCTCGGGGTGACCGGTTTCTACGCCGCCCCGGCGACCGCCAACGACCGGTTCGACACGCCGGACGCGCCCGGGGCTCCGTACATCCGCTTCCCGTCCTGGCTCTTCTGCGGTTCCTGCCGGCGTATGACCAGGTGGCGCATCGCGGACGAGAAGCCCGGCCGTCCGCCGCGCTGCCCGTCGTGCTCGCCGGGGCGGGCCCTCGCGCCCATGCGATTCGTGCAGGTCTGCCCGGCCGGACACCTCAGCGACGTCGACTGGTGGTTCTGGGCCCACTCCCGGCAGGACGCGGGCGAGCGCCGACAGTGCGGCGACCGTGACAAGCTGCGCTTCCTGGTCTCCGAACGTGCCTCCGGCCTCGAGGCGCTCTCCGTGGCCTGCACCGCCAAGGGCTGCGGGGCGGCCCGGGACCTGCTGGACATCCTCGGCACGCACGGCATGCGCTGCTCGGGACGCAACCCCTGGCAGCGGGCGAGCGAGGCCGTGGAGTGCGTGAAACCGGTGCAGGTGGTGCAGCGCACCGCGGGAAACCTGTACTACCCGATCGTGCACTCGGCGCTCGACATCCCCGAGACCGACGCACCGGCCGTCACCGATGAGGGGCTCGCCGCACGGGTACGCGCGCACGATCTGTGGGTGTCGCTGTGCAGAGGAGCCGACTCACCACGGGCCGAGGTCTTCCGCTCGATGATCCAGGAAGACACCGGCGCCGACGACCAACTCCTCGACACCCTCATCGCCGAGGAGACGGGCCGGTCCGCCCCGGCGACCTCCACCGGGACCGGTACTCCCGACCGGCCCGACCTGAGCCGGGAGGAATGGGAGGCCTTCACCGCTCCGACACCACCCGCCACCCGCGACTTCGCGCTGCGCGAGGCCACACTCGGTCTCGCCGGCGAGACCGCCGACCCCTGGGCGGGCCTCAGCCGCCGGTTCGGCCGGATCGTCCTCGCCGACCGGCTGCGGGAGGTGCGCGCCCTGTCGGGCTTCACCCGGGTGTCCCCGGACGCCACTGTCGTCCCCGCCGACACCGCGCGGCGTCTGAGGTGGCTGCCCGCCGTGGAGGTCTTCGGAGAGGGCATCTTCCTCACCCTGAACAAGAGCGAACTCGCCGCCTGGGAAACGGACACCAGGGTCCGACACAGGGTCTCCGGCATGCGAGCAGACCTGGACCGCTCCTTCCAGAAGGACCGTCTGGAGACCCTCACCGGACCGGAGCTGTCCCCACGATTCGTGCTCCTGCACACACTTGCACACCTGTTGATCCGCCAACTCTCCTTCGAATCCGGATACACGACGGCGAGTCTGCGCGAACGCGTCTACGCCCGCCCCGAGCAGGATCAGTACGGCATCCTCGTCTACACGGCCGCAGGAGACGCGGAGGGAACCCTCGGCGGTCTCGTCCGGCAAGGTGAGGCGCCCCGGCTCGCCGAGACTCTGCTCCGGATGACGGAGGCCGCGGCCTGGTGCTCGGCCGACCCCCTCTGCGCCGAGCACACCGGCCAGGGCTTCGGCAACCTCAACCGCGCGGCCTGCCACGCCTGCGCACTGCTCCCCGAAACCAGCTGCGAGACCGGAAACACCCTCCTCGACCGCGCCCTCGTCGTCGGCGGCGAACGGGTGCCCGGCTACCTGGAGTCCATCGTCACCGCGGCCCGCGCCGCGGCCGCCGACGCCGTGGAGGGGATGTGA
- a CDS encoding DNA helicase — protein MTITYLDLTQEQRSCLDDLPFDGNHLISGPPGSGKSLLAAQRAVMLALTGTPVVLLTYSNLLHQSLAGAVHALGPADRSVRVRTAHAWLTEWYGGKPPSGPDGWFDWPALYERAAATDLLPGLTLVVDEGQDLPPEFYRLCRLLGATTTVYADECQRLTDTNSTLAEIAERLGRCARHELEGNHRNTRQIASLAAHFHTGAGLPPIPERDGPPARLHRLPQRGAADLVMLLAQQHPQHTIGVIAHSKHTQFSLLGTLQNKAPRLKPQLYTSDAWKGGRYHRLDLDRPGVVLVHRRSAKGLGFDTVVIPDTHTDAATDPTSAALRMEYYVMATRARRELHLAYEGDSEPPLLGQVGPSELVRG, from the coding sequence GTGACCATCACCTATCTCGACCTCACCCAGGAGCAGCGCTCCTGCCTCGACGACCTGCCCTTCGACGGCAACCACCTCATCAGCGGCCCGCCGGGAAGCGGCAAAAGCCTCCTGGCGGCCCAGCGAGCCGTCATGCTCGCCCTGACGGGAACGCCGGTGGTCCTGCTGACCTATTCCAACCTGCTGCACCAGTCACTGGCCGGGGCCGTGCACGCGCTGGGACCCGCGGACCGCAGCGTGCGGGTGCGGACCGCGCACGCCTGGCTCACCGAGTGGTACGGCGGGAAGCCGCCCAGCGGTCCGGACGGCTGGTTCGACTGGCCTGCCCTGTACGAGCGGGCCGCGGCGACCGACCTGCTGCCCGGACTCACCCTGGTCGTGGACGAAGGCCAGGACCTGCCGCCGGAGTTCTACCGCCTCTGCCGACTGCTGGGAGCCACGACGACGGTGTACGCGGACGAGTGTCAGCGTCTGACCGACACCAACTCCACACTCGCCGAGATCGCCGAGCGCCTGGGCCGCTGCGCGCGCCACGAACTCGAGGGCAACCACCGCAACACCCGGCAGATCGCCTCCCTCGCGGCCCACTTCCACACCGGAGCAGGCCTGCCCCCGATCCCGGAACGGGACGGCCCGCCCGCGCGGCTGCACCGCCTCCCGCAGCGCGGCGCCGCCGACCTGGTGATGCTGCTGGCCCAGCAACATCCGCAGCACACCATCGGCGTGATAGCCCACTCCAAGCACACACAGTTCTCGTTGCTCGGCACCCTGCAGAACAAGGCCCCCAGACTCAAACCGCAGCTCTACACCTCCGATGCCTGGAAGGGAGGCCGCTACCACCGCCTGGACCTCGACCGTCCCGGCGTCGTCCTGGTCCATCGAAGAAGCGCCAAGGGCCTCGGCTTCGACACCGTCGTCATCCCCGACACGCACACCGACGCCGCCACCGATCCCACCTCGGCCGCACTGCGCATGGAGTACTACGTCATGGCCACGCGAGCCCGCCGCGAGCTGCATCTCGCCTACGAAGGCGACTCCGAGCCGCCGCTGTTGGGCCAGGTAGGGCCCAGCGAGTTGGTACGTGGCTGA
- a CDS encoding alginate lyase family protein: MRARISRRSMLKIAGTAAGTATVTAAAPALQAQAAGPAFAHPGLLHSRADLDRMAAKVRAGAAPYTAGFARLTANRHSQSSWTARPAATVYRGSGTPQNYSALYNDVHAAYQNALRWHVSGDTAHADTAVAILNAWSATLTKLDGTADRFLLAGLQGYQFANAAELVRDRPGFGLARFQKMMRTVFLPISSDFLIHHNGAYVTNYWPNWDLAAMACVLAVGILCDDRASVDQAVSYFRHGEGMGSVRNAIPVVHSDGLAEWAEAGRDQGHALLGVGLMGTICEMAWNQGIDLYGYDDSRFLKGAEYVAKWSLGGSVPYTANTRRKGAPGVWSGSETADKAAAADPAMTRPIWAMIANHYTRRRDLNAPCVTRIAAKAAPEGGGGDYGPNSGGYDQLGFGTLAFTRDRTSAAEATASPTPAAASGAGTGGAGSAAPSSSASAQGGRGRDLASTGASDLPAWSAAAGLTAVAGGLLLLRRRGRARHDEA, translated from the coding sequence ATGCGAGCACGGATCAGCCGCCGGAGCATGCTGAAGATCGCCGGTACGGCCGCGGGAACGGCCACCGTCACCGCCGCCGCGCCCGCGCTCCAGGCGCAGGCGGCCGGTCCGGCCTTCGCGCACCCGGGACTGCTGCACAGCCGGGCCGACCTCGACCGCATGGCAGCCAAGGTGCGGGCGGGCGCCGCTCCCTACACCGCGGGGTTCGCCAGGCTCACCGCCAACCGGCACTCGCAGAGCAGCTGGACGGCCCGCCCGGCGGCGACCGTCTACCGGGGATCGGGCACGCCGCAGAACTACAGCGCCCTGTACAACGACGTCCACGCCGCCTACCAGAACGCCCTGCGCTGGCACGTCAGCGGCGACACCGCGCACGCGGACACCGCCGTCGCCATCCTGAACGCCTGGTCGGCGACCCTGACCAAGCTGGACGGCACCGCGGACCGGTTCCTCCTGGCCGGACTGCAGGGCTACCAGTTCGCCAACGCCGCGGAACTGGTGCGCGACCGGCCCGGGTTCGGGCTGGCCCGCTTCCAGAAGATGATGCGGACGGTGTTCCTGCCCATCAGCTCCGACTTCCTCATCCACCACAACGGCGCCTATGTGACCAACTACTGGCCCAACTGGGACCTGGCCGCGATGGCTTGCGTCCTCGCTGTCGGCATCCTGTGCGACGACCGCGCGTCCGTCGACCAGGCGGTCTCCTACTTCCGGCACGGCGAGGGCATGGGCTCGGTCCGCAACGCCATCCCCGTGGTGCACTCCGACGGCCTCGCCGAGTGGGCGGAGGCGGGCCGCGACCAGGGCCACGCCCTGCTCGGTGTCGGCCTGATGGGCACGATCTGCGAGATGGCCTGGAACCAGGGCATCGACCTGTACGGGTACGACGACAGTCGCTTCCTCAAGGGCGCCGAGTACGTGGCCAAGTGGAGCCTGGGCGGATCCGTGCCCTACACGGCGAACACCCGGCGCAAGGGCGCGCCGGGCGTGTGGTCCGGCTCGGAGACCGCCGACAAGGCCGCCGCCGCGGATCCGGCCATGACGCGTCCGATCTGGGCCATGATCGCCAACCACTACACCAGGCGCCGCGATCTGAACGCCCCCTGTGTCACGCGGATCGCAGCCAAGGCGGCTCCGGAGGGCGGCGGCGGGGACTACGGGCCCAACAGCGGCGGGTACGACCAACTCGGCTTCGGCACGCTCGCGTTCACCCGCGACCGGACGAGTGCGGCTGAGGCGACCGCGTCCCCCACACCCGCCGCCGCTTCCGGCGCCGGAACCGGCGGCGCCGGGTCCGCCGCGCCGTCGTCCTCCGCCAGTGCACAGGGCGGCCGGGGCAGGGACCTGGCGTCGACCGGCGCCTCGGACCTGCCCGCGTGGTCCGCCGCCGCAGGTCTGACCGCCGTCGCGGGCGGTCTGCTCCTGCTGCGCCGCCGCGGGCGCGCAAGGCACGACGAGGCATGA